A part of Xenopus tropicalis strain Nigerian chromosome 4, UCB_Xtro_10.0, whole genome shotgun sequence genomic DNA contains:
- the LOC100490809 gene encoding uncharacterized protein LOC100490809, whose amino-acid sequence MATSEDSVPVFVRVRNSIRIVAVDPSNAEQNLKYVVQKVLEEFGRVSRREILAIQDYPKRGVYDVTFDGEGVFRSFMSILEGNLADPRLEGFKVFPHFAEEEVFLVVKSYSPFVPLKEIEAVIGRYCKKLSFAGKILNELGIWTSKYRFKAVFEKKGTYPPARFRLGTVNIDCFFSGMPDFCKRCRQYGHVTDGCVLCPNCGKEGHEVVNCSLPRKCHFCLQEGHLYSKCPQRKDKPEKIVKPAGKLTIVESVTSGEESEPRQVSQEGPTVKRTKKEEKTKEDGSSGSSRVSTPAKSSKSVSKSVSKSLSKGEKLYQYYKDKPDREVREFFEEWSDEEDFDRIKGQMKGLTQNEIREMVLGHIRNLK is encoded by the coding sequence ATGGCTACGAGTGAGGATTCGGTTCCAGTCTTCGTGAGAGTCAGGAATTCGATCAGAATCGTTGCTGTGGATCCTTCGAACGCCGAGCAGAATCTGAAGTATGTGGTGCAGAAGGTTCTAGAGGAATTCGGCAGAGTCTCCAGGAGGGAAATTCTCGCTATTCAAGACTACCCGAAGAGAGGAGTGTATGATGTTACCTTCGATGGAGAGGGAGTCTTTCGGAGCTTCATGAGTATCCTGGAGGGAAACTTGGCTGATCCGAGATTGGAAGGATTTaaagttttcccacattttgCTGAAGAAGAAGTCTTCTTGGTGGTGAAATCTTATTCACCGTTCGTGCCGCTAAAAGAGATTGAAGCGGTCATTGGCAGGTACTGTAAAAAGCTTTCTTTTGCAGGTAAAATTTTGAATGAGTTGGGCATTTGGACTTCCAAGTACCGTTTTAAAGCAGTCTTTGAGAAAAAGGGTACGTATCCCCCTGCAAGATTCCGGCTGGGTACGGTAAATATCGATTGCTTTTTCAGTGGGATGCCAGATTTCTGCAAACGGTGTCGGCAGTACGGTCATGTTACAGACGGTTGTGTTCTGTGTCCAAATTGTGGTAAGGAAGGCCATGAGGTTGTGAACTGTTCTCTTCcgagaaaatgtcatttttgcctacaggaaggacatttATATTCAAAGTGTCCGCAGAGGAAAGATAAACCTGAAAAGATTGTAAAACCTGCTGGTAAGTTAACTATTGTAGAATCAGTGACCTCTGGGGAGGAGTCGGAGCCAAGACAAGTTTCACAGGAGGGCCCTACTGTGAAGCGTACAAAGAAAGAGGAAAAGACAAAGGAAGATGGAAGTTCTGGAAGCAGTAGAGTAAGTACGCCTGCTAAATCTAGTAAATCTGTTTCTAAGTCTGTTTCTAAGTCTCTTTCTAAAGGTGAAAAGTTGTATCAGTATTACAAGGACAAGCCAGACAGAGAAGTTCGAGAGTTTTTTGAAGAATGGTCGGATGAAGAGGATTTTGATAGAATTAAAGGACAAATGAAAGGACTGACTCAAAATGAAATAAGGGAAATGGTACTGGGTCATATTAggaatttaaagtaa
- the LOC116410219 gene encoding uncharacterized protein LOC116410219: MAAFYKRQTKETLINLCEQRGIDAADKSKEMLVCALVEQEQQSYTPESGDYATQDMPVLNSAPGSSQRGDSNSCSGQGDRNSSLQAALQLLGSDDPQLRLQLILQYQQAEAGREAAEREAAAAAVAAEREAAAAAAERQAERQYQLELAKLQQQRLPPRSSESSELRPLITSADKFPVMDKDGDLDTFLRCFERACRQYHLPREQWAKYLTPGLKGKALDAFVDLPPEFDGDYDAIKNALIKKYHLTPEVYRKKFRTVQRGPTDSYSDVVSSLRTTFKAWLRGLSVTTFDCLEDLMIKDQFLHTCPVEVRQFIMDREPKTADQAAEIADTYAANRMSDNHKTTSQTWKGGKPTGHFPSHASKVPASPTPRPTAGTSPPVDTRQCFVCRKVGHVSINCPEKRKSALMGKQTSSSPAVLFVAGKEGNSVDNLQPVTVGNKITVGLRDTGAEVTLVRPEMVNSEDIIPGKTMDVKGIGGTSPAVPLARVYLDWGAGSGIREVGVSDAIPTNVLLGTDLGRLVSQYVPATASQESVPLSETSEHLKVLCYDSVQSGSLGNEHRGATECPSVTQVSNMSSEPIRNVGRGGCNVDCSVAVVTRSMAAQPLPADLGEEVNTSTFPCSETEHIESNDPLPVISVSLCPESTASSSDFEAALKTDASLEKLRSLADKPPTENDSEKIYWDKGKLYRKVIPSDPSEPWMAETQLIVPFNYREQLLKVAHEVPLAGHLGVQKTKARLTHRFYWPNMGTDIANYCRSCLTCQRLGKSGDIAKAPLIPLPIIDEPFQRVAVDIVGPLAIPSSSGKRFILTVVDYATRYPEAVALSSIRADKVADALLSIFSRVGFPREMLTDHGTQFMSSLMQSLCKKVQVEHLVASPYHPQTNGLCERFNGTLKQMLRMFVDSQGRDWERYLPYLLFAYREVPQASTGFSPFELLYGRRVRGPLDLIREAWEGKNVGPEISVVDYVTTFRDKMQTLMGLVHENMKQAQKTQKQWYDRNARERVYEVGQKVWVLIPMRQNKLQAAWEGPCIIQKRLNDVTYVVAMDEKGQRQKIFHVNMIKAHYDRTACALPVCSLPTEGEVDSLVDLLASTKDPGSFADAQINPQLTEGQKAELSEVLESYQQTFSAKPGRTHLVAHHVNTGSHSPIRQSAYRVSLEVQADIKREIEEMLTLDVIQKSHSAWASPVVLVPKKDKSTRFCVDYRKLNAITVFDAYPMPRMDELLDKLAGACFLTIMDLSRGYWQIPLTSDAQERSAFVTPFGLFEFKVMPFGMKNAPATFQRVVNGLLEGMEQFALAYLDDIAVFSHTWKDHLSHLSQVLGKIKTAGLTIKPGKCQIGMTEVQYLGHRVGGGTLRPDTGKVDSIMAWPTPQTKKQVMSFLGTAGYYRKFVPNYSSLAKPLTDLTKKKLPKVILWTPDCENSFLALKNALVNSPVLQAPDFTRRFVVQTDASAYGLGAVLSQVNQSGEEHPILYLSRKLLPREVAYATIEKECLAIVWALQKLQPYLYGRNFTVITDHNPLSWLTRMAGDNGKLLRWSLTLQQYDFTIQHKKGSDHGNADGLSRQSEPFQHEHGADDL, from the coding sequence ATGGCAGCATTTTATAAGAGGCAAACCAAGGAGACCCTCATCAACCTCTGTGAGCAAAGAGGCATTGATGCAGCTGACAAATCAAAGGAGATGTTGGTTTGTGCCTTGGTGGAACAGGAGCAGCAGAGCTACACCCCTGAGTCGGGAGACTATGCCACTCAGGACATGCCAGTGCTGAACTCTGCTCCTGGGTCCTCTCAGCGAGGGGATAGTAATAGCTGCAGTGGGCAGGGTGACAGGAATTCATCCTtgcaagcagctttgcaattgttGGGTTCAGATGACCCCCAGCTGCGCCTTCAGCTGATCCTGCAATATCAACAGGCGGAAGCAGGAAGAGAGGCCGCAGagagagaggccgcagcagcagcagtagcagcagaaagagaggccgcagcagcagcagcagaaagacaggcagaaCGCCAGTATCAACTGGAGTTAGCAAAGCTCCAGCAACAGAGATTACCCCCACGTTCCAGTGAGTCCTCGGAATTGCGCCCTTTGATAACCTCTGCAGATAAATTTCCAGTCATGGATAAAGATGGTGACCTGGATACCTTTTTGCGGTGCTTTGAAAGAGCTTGCAGACAGTATCACTTACCCCGTGAGCAATGGGCAAAATACCTCACACCAGGATTAAAGGGTAAAGCCCTGGATGCTTTTGTGGACTTGCCACCAGAGTTTGATGGGGACTATGATGCTATAAAAAATGCTCTAATCAAGAAATACCATCTCACCCCAGAGGTGTATCGGAAAAAATTCAGGACTGTACAGCGCGGGCCTACAGACAGCTACTCTGATGTTGTGAGTAGTCTCAGAACCACATTTAAAGCTTGGCTGAGGGGACTCTCTGTTACCACATTTGATTGCCTGGAAGATCTTATGATAAAAGACCAGTTTTTGCACACGTGTCCTGTGGAAGTGAGGCAATTCATTATGGACCGTGAGCCCAAAACAGCAGATCAGGCAGCAGAGATAGCAGACACCTATGCTGCAAATAGGATGTCTGACAACCACAAAACTACCTCCCAAACCTGGAAGGGAGGTAAACCAACAGGCCACTTTCCTTCACATGCCAGCAAGGTGCCTGCCAGCCCTACACCCCGCCCTACTGCAGGTACCTCGCCACCAGTGGATACCCGGCAGTGTTTTGTATGCCGCAAGGTGGGCCATGTCAGCATAAATTGCCCAGAGAAGAGGAAGTCTGCACTTATGGGGAAACAGACCAGCTCATCCCCTGCTGTTTTGTTTGTTGCCGGAAAAGAGGGAAATAGTGTGGATAACTTACAACCTGTTACTGTGGGTAACAAGATCACTGTTGGACTCAGGGATACTGGAGCAGAAGTTACTCTGGTGCGGCCAGAGATGGTAAACTCTGAGGACATTATTCCTGGGAAAACCATGGATGTTAAAGGAATTGGAGGAACCAGTCCTGCAGTGCCCCTTGCACGTGTATACCTTGATTGGGGTGCAGGAAGCGGTATAAGGGAGGTGGGAGTGTCTGATGCTATTCCTACCAATGTGTTGTTGGGCACCGATTTGGGCAGGCTGGTATCCCAGTATGTACCTGCAACTGCTTCCCAGGAGTCTGTTCCACTATCAGAGACTTCTGAACACCTAAAGGTACTGTGTTATGACTCTGTACAATCTGGTAGTCTGGGGAATGAACACAGGGGGGCCACAGAATGTCCTTCTGTTACACAGGTTAGCAATATGTCCAGTGAACCTATAAGAAATGTTGGCAGGGGGGGTTGTAATGTTGATTGTTCTGTTGCAGTTGTGACACGAAGTATGGCAGCTCAGCCCTTGCCTGCAGACCTAGGGGAAGAGGTAAATACATCAACTTTCCCTTGTTCTGAAACCGAGCACATTGAAAGTAATGATCCTCTGCCTGTAATCTCAGTCTCTCTATGTCCAGAATCTACAGCCAGCTCCTCTGACTTTGAGGCTGCTCTGAAAACAGATGCTAGCTTGGAGAAACTGAGATCTTTGGCAGACAAACCCCCTACTGAGAATGACAGCGAGAAAATTTATTGGGACAAAGGAAAACTGTACAGGAAGGTAATTCCCTCTGACCCATCTGAACCATGGATGGCAGAGACACAGTTAATTGTTCCCTTTAACTACAGAGAGCAGCTGTTAAAGGTAGCACACGAAGTTCCCCTCGCTGGGCACTTAGGGGTACAAAAGACTAAAGCCCGTTTAACGCACAGGTTTTATTGGCCCAACATGGGTACAGACATTGCTAACTACTGCCGTTCTTGTCTTACCTGCCAGCGCCTTGGCAAATCTGGAGATATTGCCAAGGCTCCGCTGATCCCCTTACCCATTATTGATGAGCCCTTTCAGAGGGTGGCTGTGGATATTGTCGGGCCCTTAGCCATACCCAGTAGTTCTGGGAAGAGGTTTATTCTTACAGTAGTGGATTATGCAACCCGATACCCAGAAGCAGTAGCCCTGTCTTCCATAAGAGCAGACAAAGTTGCTGATGCCCTGCTGAGCATATTCTCAAGGGTTGGGTTTCCCCGGGAAATGCTCACAGATCATGGCACACAATTTATGTCTAGTTTAATGCAGAGTTTGTGCAAAAAGGTACAAGTGGAGCATCTAGTTGCTAGTCCGTACCACCCACAAACCAATGGCCTTTGTGAACGTTTCAATGGCACCCTAAAGCAAATGCTTAGGATGTTTGTAGACTCCCAGGGCAGGGACTGGGAGCGATATCTTCCCTATTTACTGTTTGCATACCGGGAAGTACCCCAAGCCTCCACGGGTTTTTCCCCTTTTGAGCTCCTGTATGGGAGAAGGGTCCGTGGGCCCTTAGATTTAATCAGGGAAGCCTGGGAGGGGAAAAATGTAGGTCCTGAAATTTCTGTGGTGGACTACGTAACAACATTCAGGGATAAAATGCAAACTCTGATGGGCCTAGTACATGAAAACATGAAACAGGCCCAGAAGACTCAAAAACAGTGGTATGACCGTAATGCCAGAGAAAGGGTTTATGAAGTCGGTCAGAAGGTGTGGGTTTTAATTCCTATGCGCCAGAATAAGCTACAGGCAGCATGGGAGGGTCCTTGCATTATCCAAAAACGTCTAAATGATGTAACATATGTAGTCGCTATGGATGAGAAGGGCCAGAGACAAAAGATTTTCCATGTAAATATGATCAAGGCTCACTATGACCGAACTGCTTGTGCCCTGCCAGTTTGCAGTTTGCCTACGGAGGGTGAAGTGGACTCCTTGGTCGACTTGCTAGCATCCACAAAGGACCCTGGGTCCTTTGCTGATGCACAAATTAATCCTCAGTTAACTGAAGGGCAGAAGGCTGAACTGTCGGAGGTGCTTGAATCATATCAGCAAACCTTCTCAGCAAAGCCAGGGAGGACACACCTTGTTGCTCATCATGTAAATACAGGTAGCCATTCCCCTATTAGACAGTCAGCTTATAGAGTTTCCCTAGAGGTACAAGCAGATATTAAAAGGGAGATAGAAGAGATGTTAACCCTTGATGTAATTCAGAAATCCCATAGTGCCTGGGCCTCACCAGTAGTCCTTGTCCCTAAGAAGGACAAATCAACCAGGTTCTGTGTGGACTACCGAAAGTTAAATGCTATAACTGTCTTTGATGCCTACCCCATGCCAAGAATGGATGAACTCTTAGATAAATTGGCAGGTGCCTGCTTTTTAACCATTATGGACCTGAGCAGAGGGTATTGGCAAATTCCCCTTACATCAGATGCCCAGGAAAGGTCTGCATTTGTCACTCCCTTTGGGTTATTTGAATTTAAAGTCATGCCCTTTGGCATGAAAAACGCACCTGCAACGTTCCAAAGAGTTGTGAATGGTTTGCTAGAAGGGATGGAACAATTTGCATTAGCCTATTTAGATGATATTGCTGTGTTCAGTCACACCTGGAAGGATCACCTATCTCACCTGTCCCAAGTCCTAGGTAAAATCAAAACAGCCGGTCTGACTATCAAACCTGGCAAATGTCAGATTGGCATGACAGAGGTGCAGTATTTGGGACACAGGGTAGGAGGGGGCACACTCAGACCAGACACAGGAAAAGTGGATTCTATAATGGCTTGGCCCACTCCTCAAACCAAGAAACAAGTTATGTCCTTTTTAGGAACTGCGGGCTATTATAGAAAATTTGTCCCAAACTACAGCTCACTGGCCAAACCCCTGACAGATTTGACAAAGAAAAAACTCCCAAAGGTAATTTTATGGACTCCTGACTGTGAAAACTCCTTTTTGGCCTTAAAAAATGCCCTAGTTAACTCTCCAGTGTTACAGGCCCCAGATTTTACACGTAGGTTTGTTGTACAAACGGATGCTTCCGCCTACGGCCTAGGTGCAGTACTCAGCCAGGTGAACCAAAGTGGAGAAGAGCATCCTATTCTATACCTAAGCAGAAAGCTGCTGCCAAGGGAAGTGGCCTATGCCACCATAGAGAAGGAATGTCTGGCAATTGTTTGGGCCTTGCAAAAACTACAGCCTTATCTATACGGACGTAATTTTACCGTTATTACAGATCACAACCCTCTTAGTTGGCTCACCCGCATGGCTGGGGACAATGGGAAATTGCTCAGGTGGAGTTTGACTCTTCAACAATATGATTTCACTATCCAACACAAGAAGGGGAGTGATCATGGAAACGCAGATGGTCTGTCACGTCAATCAGAACCCTTCCAGCATGAGCATGGTGCAGATGACCTGTGA